The Nocardia sp. NBC_01503 sequence CTCGATGGGTAGTTCGCCGGAAAGGGCTGCGCGGGACTGCAATTCGAAGCCGCTGTCGCGGCGCTGTCCACCAGTTGGAGCGAAGGGGTAGAAGGTTCCGCGTTTGAACAGGTACACCAGCCCCAGCCGCCGCGGCGCGTGGTCGCCGGTGGTGGCGAAGGCGATGACGGTACACAGCAGGCTGGGCCCGAATCCGTTTTCGGACAGGGTGGTATTGATCGCGTGCAATGCGGTCACCAGCGCGGCCAGATCGGGGACCTCCTGACGGCAGGTGATCCAGGTGAACCCGAACTCGTCGGTCGTGACCGCCACCGCGATGCTCGGGTCCAGATGCAGCAGGTCGAGGAACTCGGTCTCGGCCTGCCGAGCGCCGGCCCCCTCGGCGTGTTTGAAGCACACGGCACCGGCCCCCGTCGGCCGGGTGTCGAGCGCGGCCTGCAGGGTGTAGGCGGCGGGCGGAATCGCGAACAGCACATCGAGATTGGGCTGCACGGGTTTCGTGCGACCCAGCAGCGCGTCGAGGAATCCCATGGTCGTTCAGCTCTGCTGGCCGAGTTCGGTGGCCAGTTCGGCCAGCTGGTCCAACCGCTGCTCAAGGCTGGGGTGCGTGGACAGCAGCGTGGACAGGCTCGCTCCCGCGCCGAAGGCGGGAGCGAAGAAGAAGGCGTTGAACGGCTGCTCGGCGCGCAGGTCCCGGCTGGGGATGCGGGCGATGTCACCGCTGATCTTGGTCAGGGCCGATGCCAGTTCCGACGGTCGGCCGGTGAGGATGGCTCCCGCGCGGTCGGCGGCCAGCTCGCGGTATCGCGACAGCGCCCGGATGAGCAGGAAGCTGACCGCGTATACGACCGCGGAGACCGCCATGA is a genomic window containing:
- the pspAB gene encoding PspA-associated protein PspAB, translating into MGFLDALLGRTKPVQPNLDVLFAIPPAAYTLQAALDTRPTGAGAVCFKHAEGAGARQAETEFLDLLHLDPSIAVAVTTDEFGFTWITCRQEVPDLAALVTALHAINTTLSENGFGPSLLCTVIAFATTGDHAPRRLGLVYLFKRGTFYPFAPTGGQRRDSGFELQSRAALSGELPIEPDLQRWFPLWDAPVP